The genomic DNA AGTAGGTTGGGTTGACGCAAGGAAACCCAACATTTTCAAGAATATAGTTATCATAAATTTGTTGGGTTGCGCTGTCGCTTTACCCAACCTACAAACTGTCACCTGTCACCTATTATATGCACGAACTTGGAATAACCCAAAACATCATCGCCATCGTTAGCGAAAATGCCCAAAATAAAAAAGTCCAAAGAGTATTATTAGAAATTGGTCAACTTTCCGCAATTATGCCTGATGCTATTCAATTCTGCTTTGATATTTGTGCTAAAGATACAATAGTAGAAGGGGCAAAATTAGAAATTGTGGTAATACCTGGAATAGCTAAATGTCGCCAATGTGGTAATACATTTGATGTAGATAAACCCTTTGGAATTTGTGAATGTGGTAGTATAGAAATGGATTTAATAACTGGTCAAGAATTAAATATTAAAGAAATTGAGGTAGAAGAATTATGTGTGTAACTTGCGGCTGTGCTGATGATAACAATATAACTATTACAAATATGGAAAATCAACATCATCATACTCACACCTTAGCTGATGGGACGGTAATTACTCATACTCATAATCATCATGAACCAGCAGCAAATGTTCACGCTAAAATTCATCAGACAACTATATCTTTAGAACAGGAAATATTAGGTAAAAATAATTTATTAGCTGCCCAAAATCGCGGTTGGTTTAAGGGTAGAAATATCCTAGCTTTAAATTTAATGAGTTCTCCTGGTGCAGGTAAAACTACTTTATTAACTCGGACTATTAATGATTTAAAAGATAAGTTAAATATTAACGTGATTGAAGGTGACCAAGAAACTACTAATGATGCGGAAAAAATCAAATCTACAGGCTGTAAGGTGGTGCAAATTAACACGGGAACTGGTTGTCATTTAGATGCAGGAATGATAGAAAAAGGTTTACAAGAATTAAACCCACCTTTAGATTCTGTGGTGATGATTGAAAATGTGGGAAATCTGGTTTGTCCAGCTTTGTTTGATTTAGGTGAACAGTCTAAGGTGGTGATTTTGTCGGTGACGGAAGGGGAAGATAAACCTATTAAATATCCCCATATTTTCCGCGCTAGTGATATTATGATGCTGACGAAGGTTGATTTGTTGCCTTATTTAGAGTTTGATGTGCAACGTTGTATTGAATATGCGAAACAGGTAAATCCAAAAATCCAAATTTTTCAGGTTTCTGCTACTACTGGTGTGGGTTTGGATGAGTGGTATGGGTTTTTGTCCCGTCGGGTTGCTGTGGTTTAGTTGTTTTGGGTGTTGTTGATTCGGAGTATGATTTTTTGCACGCAGAGTCGCAGAGTCGCAGAGAGTAGGAGTTTTATTCTTAACTCTGCGATGCTTTGTTTTGTTTCGTTTCAATCCCTCATAGGGATTAAGTGGAATTTCAACGATTAAAGGAAAAGCCAGATTGGCAAGTTGTATTTGTTTCAATCCCTCATAGGGATTAAGTGGAATTTCAACTTGCCAGGTGGAGGAGGGAGTACGTTAAATTGTTGTATGTTTCAATCCCTCATAGGGATTAAGTGGAATTTCAACTTCCATAAATACCCAGCCCACGTCCCCTTTCGGTGAGGATTGTTTCAATCCCTCATAGGGATTAAGTGGAATTTCAACCTACTCTTTTGTTTGTCTTTATTCGATTGGGATATAAGTTTCAATCCCTCATAGGGATTAAGTGGAATTTCAACGGTTTATCACCTGCTCCATTTTAGGGAGCATCGGTTTCAATCCCTCATAGGGATTAAGTGGAATTTCAACCCGTACTCTTGATGATCATCTGATTTTTTAGGAGTAATGGTTTCAATCCCTCATAGGGATTAAGTGGAATTTCAACGGTTATTACAGTCTTTATACTTTTTATGATGAAGTAGTTTCAATCCCTCATAGGGATTAAGTGGAATTTCAACGACCTCCACATAAATGCTAAAAGTGGAAAAATAGGTTTCAATCCCTCATAGGGATTAAGTGGAATTTCAACTTTACATCTTAAAGGCAGTTCGTTCGAGCGGAGGTTTCAATCCCTCATAGGGATTAAGTGGAATTTCAACTTGGTAACGTGCCTTTTGGAAATTACAAAATTTCTGTTTCAATCCCTCATAGGGATTAAGTGGAATTTCAACCTCAAAATACCCACACTTTTCTATGGTTGTAATAGAAAGTTTCAATCCCTCATAGGGATTAAGTGGAATTTCAACTTTCTGTGTTAA from Okeanomitos corallinicola TIOX110 includes the following:
- the hypA gene encoding hydrogenase maturation nickel metallochaperone HypA, whose product is MHELGITQNIIAIVSENAQNKKVQRVLLEIGQLSAIMPDAIQFCFDICAKDTIVEGAKLEIVVIPGIAKCRQCGNTFDVDKPFGICECGSIEMDLITGQELNIKEIEVEELCV
- the hypB gene encoding hydrogenase nickel incorporation protein HypB — its product is MCVTCGCADDNNITITNMENQHHHTHTLADGTVITHTHNHHEPAANVHAKIHQTTISLEQEILGKNNLLAAQNRGWFKGRNILALNLMSSPGAGKTTLLTRTINDLKDKLNINVIEGDQETTNDAEKIKSTGCKVVQINTGTGCHLDAGMIEKGLQELNPPLDSVVMIENVGNLVCPALFDLGEQSKVVILSVTEGEDKPIKYPHIFRASDIMMLTKVDLLPYLEFDVQRCIEYAKQVNPKIQIFQVSATTGVGLDEWYGFLSRRVAVV